NNNNNNNNNNNNNNNNNNNNNNNNNNNNNNNNNNNNNNNNNNNNNNNNNNNNNNNNNNNNNNNNNNNNNNNNNNNNNNNNNNNNNNNNNNNNNNNNNNNNNNNNNNNNNNNNNNNNNNNNNNNNNNNNNNNNNNNNNNNNNNNNNNNNNNNNNNNNNNNNNNNNNNNNNNNNNNAAGTTCAAACATATGAAGTCGTAGAAGTTACCTTAAATGTCTTCCACCCGAGAGTTCCCCAAATTNNNNNNNNNNNNNNNNNNNNNNNNNNNNNNNNNNNNNNNNNNNNNNNNNNNNNNNNNNNNNNNNNNNNNNNTTACCCTCTTTGAcgtctccattcccctttcctcagCTTNNNNNNNNNNNNNNNNNNNNNNNNNNNNNNNNNNNNNNNNNNNNNNTACGAGAACCCCGCCTGCGACGGGAAGACGGTCATCGTGCACCTGTTCGAGTGGCGCTGGACCGACGTCGCCCTCGAGTGCGAGAGGTTCCTCGCCCACGCCGGCTACTGCGGCGTCCAGGTGCGTGAAGGGGGTTTGCGAGTGTGAAGTGTCTTTCTCGTGGGAAAAGGAATGGCACTTGTCCGGTCCTAAAGGTTTCTAACCAGAAATAcagataagagaaaaatatatacgNNNNNNNNNNNNNNNNNNNNNNNNNNNNNNNNNNNNNNNNNNNNNNNNNNNNNNNNNNNNNNNNNNNNNNNNNNNNNNNNNNNNNNNNNNNNNNNNNNNNNNNNNNNNNNNNNNNNNNNNNNNNNNNNNNNNNNNNNNNNNNNNNNNNNNNNNNNNNNNNNNNNNNNNNNNNNNNNNNNNNNNNNNNNNNNNNNNNNNNNNNNNNNNNNTATTGANNNNNNNNNNNNNNNNNNNNNNNNNNNNNNNNNNNNNNNNNNNagataaatattaatgataaaataaacataaatgagACAAAAATATCGAACATACAATAACAATCGATAAAAGATCATTAAAAACNNNNNNNNNNNNNNNNNNNNNNNNNNNNNNNNNNCACCAAGTACACCTCCATATAAATACATTCAACTGCTTAcctttatttccttcatttcttcgcctcctccctGCCTCAAGTCCCTAGCCCCCAGGTGCCTCCCGCGAATGAGCACCAGACNNNNNNNNNNNNNNNNNNNNNNNNNNNNNNNNNNNNNNNNNNNNNNNNNNNNNNNNNNNNNNNNNNNNNNNNNNNNNNNNNNNNNNNNNNNNNNNNNNNNNNNNNNNNNNNNNNNNNNNNNNNNNNNNNNNNNNNNNNNNNNNNNNNNNNNNNNNNNNNNNNNNNNNNNNNNNNNNNNNNNNNNNNNNNNNNNNNNNNNNNNNNNNNNNNNNNNNNNNNNNNNNNNNNNNNNNNNNNNNNNNNNNNNNNNNNNNNNNNNNNNNNNNACACCAACACTCCATTACAATGAGCGACCTTTTCGCCGCCCCCAGGTGTCTCCCCCGAACGAGCACCTGACGAACCCGCCCGAGTACCCGTACCCGTGGTGGCAGCGCTACCAGCCCGTCTCGTACAAGCTCGAGTCGCGCTCCGGATCCGAGGAGGAATTCGTCGACATGGTGCGCAGGTGCAACGCCGTCGGAGTCAGGTGCGGGTGAACGTGCGTACGTANNNNNNNNNNNNNNNNNNNNNNNNNNNNNNNNNNNNNNNNNNNNNNNNNNNNNNNNNNNNNNNNNNNNNNNNNNNNNNNNNNNNNNNNNNNNNNNNNNNNNNNNNNNNNNNNNNNNNNNNNNNNNNNNNNNNNNNNNNNNNNNNNNNNNNNNNNNNNNNNNNNNNNNNNNNNNNNNNNNNNNNNNNNNNNNNNNNNNNNNNNNNNNNNNNNNNNNNNNNNNNNNNNNNNNNNNNNNNNNNNNNNNNNNNNNNNNNNNNNNNNNNNNNNNNNNNNNNNNNNNNNNNNNNNNNNNNNNNNNNNNNNNNNNNNNNNNNNNNNNNNNNNNNNNNNNNNNNNNNNNNNNNNNNNNNNNNNNNNNNNNNNNNNNNNNNNNNNNNNNNNNNNNNNNNNNNNNNNNNNNNNNNNNNNNNNNNNNNNNNNNNNNNNNNNNNNNNNNNNNNNTCGACAAATAAGCCCAGAGGCGCCCCTTTGTTCCCCAGGCTCTTCGCCGACGTCGTGATCAACCACATGGCGGCGCTCGGCAGCGAGGGCGTGGGGTCGGCGGGGTCCTCCTTCGACGCCGCCGCCATGGCCTTCCCCGGCGTGCCCTTCGCGCCCCAGGACTTCACGCCGCCTCGACTCTGCTCGTCCGAGGATGGTACAGAGTCGGTTCNNNNNNNNNNNNNNNNNNNNNNNNNNNNNNNNNNNNNNNNNGCGAATGCTGCTATCCGGAAGGGCGAGAGCAACTGCCTGAAGACGAGGNNNNNNNNNNNNNNNNNNNNNNNNNNNNNNNNNNNNNNNNNNNNNNNNNNNNNNNNNNNNNNNNNNNNNNNNNNNNNNNNNNNNNNNNNNNNNNNNNNNNNNNNNNNNNNNNNNNNNNNNNNNNNNNNNNNNNNNNNNNNNNNNNNNNNNNNNNNNNNNNNNNNNNNNNNNNNNNNNNNNNNNNNNNNNTTCCTCTCCTTGATATCATATCATGTCTGAAAATGATACACAAAAATATCTCGTACCAAGCAAGGAAAATTTTGTGAAGAGCCAATCAGATTTTTCCCCCGTTagttttatcatttacatttagCGAAATCTTTTAATAACAGTTACTCGCCAAATGTGAGATTTTAGTTCTATTGAACATATGCGATCCTACTTTTATTAAGAGGACACGAATTTACGAAGGTAAGATGCAGATATCCACGCTAACCATTTTATTCATATGATCTCTCaaacagtatttatttattttattttcttcactaTTCTCTACTTATTCCAGGTATCTTATCCAACTTAAGTAATCCAAATGACATGAGAAACTGCGCCTTACTCGGTCTCGCTGACTTATACGGAGCCTCCGCCTATGTCAGAGAGCAGGTGGCGGGTTATTTGAACAGGTTGGTGGGTTTGGGCGTGGCAGGGTTCAGGGTGGATGCTGCGAGATTCATGTGGCCGGAGGtaggtgtttttctttttgtttgggggggaggggggttgaaatttgcttttgaagaattttttttttagatgttttcaGTAATTTTTCTCTTTGAAGTTGAGatttcccccccctctcgtctgtttttttttcgttttttttcgtgtctATATATCGAATACTTAAAGAATCCTAAAgaatgctaaataataataaaaaatctcaaaagtacAGCCGGATATATCAAAAGATAATTACGCCCGTACCCCTCAGGACCTCGCCGCCATCTTGGATCTGACGGACGACCTGAACACGAGTCATGGATTCCCGCCAAAAACGCGTCCCTTTGTGTACCTCGAAGTCGTTAATTTCAACGACGGAATTATCCCAGATCAGGATTATTACGGTCTTGGTCAGTTACAATAACTCGTCGTATTGATATCATGAACTAGTTTGGTAGATGTAATAGTTGGGATGGGTATATAAAAGTTATGTTATGTGCTTACACGTATTTAGCCANNNNNNNNNNNNNNNNNNNNNNNNNNNNNNNNNNNNNNNNNNNNNNNNNNNNNNNNNNNNNNNNNNNNNNNNNNNNNNNNNNNNNNNNNNNNNNNNNNNNNNNNNNNNNNNNNNNNNNNNNNNNNNNNNNNNNNNNNNNNNNNNNNNNNNNNNNNNNNNNNNNNNNNNNNNNNNNNNNNNNNNNNNNNNNNNNNNNNNNNNNNNNNNNNNNNNNNNNNNNNNNNNNNNNNNNNNNNNNNNNNNNNNNNNNNNNNNNNNNNNNNNNNNNNNNNNNNNNNNNNNNNNNNNNNNNNNNNNNNNNNNNNNNTTAGAAGATGAATATAACGCCTATAtagagacaacagacagatagatacatacgtgcataaattagatagataattacaAATCTTCAGCCTATTGCTTGAATACNNNNNNNNNNNNNNNNNNNNNNNNNNNNNNNNNNNNNNNNNNNNNNNNNNNNNNNNNNNNNNNNNNNNNNNNNNNNNNNNNNNNNNNNNNNNNNNNNNNNNNNNNNNNNNNNNNNNNNNNNNNNNNNNNNNNNNNNNNNNNNNNNNNNNNNNNNNNNNNNNNNNNNNNNNNNNNNNNNNNNNNNNNNNNNNNNNNNNNNNNNNNNNNNNNNNNNNNNNNNNNNNNNNNNNNNNNNNNNNNNNNNNNNNNNNNNNNNNNNNNNNNNNNNNNNNNNNNNNNNNNNNNNNNNNNNNNNNNNNNNNNNNNNNNNNNNNNNNNNNNNNNNNNNNNNNNNNNNNNNNNNNNNNNNNNNNNNNNNNNNNNNNNNNNNNNNNNNNNNNNNNNNNNNNNNNNNNNNNNNNNNNNNNNNNNNNNNNNNNNNNNNNNNNNNNNNNNNNNNNNNNNNNNNNNNNNNNNNNNNNNNNNNNNNNNNATACACCAGATTTACATTTCTTGACGAATTCAGTACTGCCAGAGGTCGTCGACGGCTAGTACTGGCCGAACGGTGGACGAACCGCTGCTGGGAAAGTGACGACTGGGGGTATGAACGACCCCGAAAAAGCGTTAGTGTTCGTCGATAATCACGACAACCAGAGGGGCCACAATTTGCCAGGTGAGGATCATGAGAGAGGGTGGGAAcgggtgtgagggaggagagggtgggggagaaggggtggcttgggggaggagtgggtgggggagggaaggggtggctTCTGGAGgagtgggtagggagggggggtgaaggaaaaggaagggtgagggagggagggaggcgtgaaggaaaaggaagggtgagggagggagggaggcgtgaaggaaaaggaagggtgagggagaaagagggggtaagggaaggcgtgtaggagaaagagggggtggaagtgtgtgagggaggaaggagtgagggagggaatgagtgaaAAGGAGCGAGttagggagggaatgagaagtaggggtgagggagaagcgaaGGGCAGTTGATGTGAGGGTGAATGAGAGTGGGTTAaataggatgagggggagggaggaagagagaaagggaggaagaaagggagggagagaggactggtgtaaaggaaaggacaagaaaatcgaaggaggatgaggggattGCCAGTAGGTAAGAGAAAGTGAATAGGAGTGAAGCAATGAGGGAATAATGAGGAAAATCCAGAGTGGGTGAGGCTAAAAAAGTGAAGNNNNNNNNNNNNNNNNNNNNNNNNNNNNNNNNNNNNNNNNNNNNNNNNNNNNNNNNNNNNNNNNNNNNNNNNNNNNNNNNNNNNNNNNNNNNNNNNNNNNNNNNtcaaacactcacacacacaaacagacacgcacacaaNNNNNNNNNNNNNNNNNNNNNNNNNNNNNNaacacaaacaaacaaacaaacagacatacaaccccaaaaaaaaaaaaaaatgccaaacccTTTCAGAAAACACGCTCACCCACAAGACGCCAGGCCTTTACGAGAGAGCCGTGGCATTCACCTTGGCTCAGCCCTACGGTTTGGCGAGGATCATGTCATCCTATGATTTTGGGGATGATACTGAGGCCGGCCCCCCGCACCTGCCGGATTACAGGTCAGTGGGCGATTCCGGTTGAGGCGCTGGTTGGGTGGTTAAGGTGGCTGGTTGCGCTTGTTGCGAGGTGTGTANNNNNNNNNNNNNNNNNNNNNNNNNNNNNNNNNNNNNNNNNNNNNNNNNNNNNNNNNNNNNNNNNNNNNNNNNNNNNNNNNNNNNNNNNNNNNNNNNNNNNNNNNNNNNNNNNNNNNNNNNNNNNNNNNNNNNNNNNNNNNNNNNNNNNNNNNNNNNNNNNNNNNNNNNNNNNNNNNNNNNNNNNNNNNNNNNNNNNNNNNNNNNNNNNNNNNNNNNNNNNNNNNNNNNNNNNNNNNNNNNNNNNNNNNNNNNNNNNNNNNNNNNNNNNNNNNNNNNNNNNNNNNNNNNNNNNNNNNNNNNNNNNNNNNNNNNNNNNNNNNNNNNNNNNNNNNNNNNNNNNNNNNNNNNNNNNNNNNNNNNNNNNNNNNNNNNNNNNNNNNNNNNNNNNNNNNNNNNNNNNNNNNNNNNNNNNNNNNNNNNNNNNNNNNNNNNNNNNNNNNNNNNNNNNNNNNNNNNNNNNNNNNNNNNNNNNNNNNNNNNNNNNNNNNNNNNNNNNNNNNNNNNNNNNNNNNNNNNNNNNNNNNNNNNNNNNNNNNNNNNNNNNNNNNNNNNNNNNNNNNNNNNNNNNNNNNNNNNNNNNNNNNNNNNNNNNNNNNNNNNNNNNNNNNNNNNNNNNNNNNNNNNNNNNNNNNNNNNNNNNNNNNNNNNNNNNNNNNNNNNNNNNNNNNNNNNNNNNNNNNNNNNNNNNNNNNNNNNNNNNNNNNNNNNNNNNNNNNNNNNNNNNNNNNNNNNNNNNNNNNNNNNNNNNNNNNNNNNNNNNNNNCAGGGAATCATAGTGGGTTTCATGAAAATAAATCAGACATTAGCTTTTCTAAAAATTAACAATGTCGTGTtctaatgttatttatattttcctatgGTTCTGAATTTCCTTGTGCTCGTAGAGAATCAATcttgaaaataaacagttacaaTGNNNNNNNNNNNNNNNNNNNNNNNNNNNNNNNNNTATATATGACGAactttctccatcccttttttccccacaacGCAGCACAGCCGAAGTCGTTATCGATGAATCCGGACAATGCGCGAACGGCTGGGTATGCGAACACCGCTGGAAAGCCATCTCGGCCATGGTATGCGGCCATGTTACATATATTcagtttttattgatttattatttttatttccggaGTTTGGTCATGTTTTCTGTACTTGgtgtaatattttgtattatatagattGNNNNNNNNNNNNNNNNNNNNNNNNNNNNNNNNNNNNNNNNNNNNNNNNNNNNNNNNNNNNNNNNNNNNNNNNNNNNNNNNNNNNNNNNNNNNNNNNNNNNNNNNNNNNNNNNNNNNNNNNNNNNNNNNNNNNNNNNNNNNNNNNNNNNNNNNNNNNNNNNNNNNNNNNNNNNNNNNNNNNNNNNNNNNNNNNNNNNNNNNNNNNNNNNNNNNNNNNNNNNNNNNNNNNNNNNNNNNNNNNNNGCTACCTTCCGAATCACACACGTGGATCTAATTGCCACAATCCTAACAACACTGTACCACTTCAGGTACAGTTCCGCAACGCCGTGGCCGGTACAGGCGAGTGGAAACTGTACCACAATGATGGTAATTCCGTCGCCTTTTCTAGGGGTTCAAAAGGGTTCTTCGCCATGGTTAAAGAAGGTTCTGTTGAAAAGGTGAGGTGATTAATCTACCCAAAAGATAACAATTGATATACCttcatcaattttcttttcttgatataACCCAAACATACACTCTCTACCTTTAAACCTACTTTCAGTCTATCATAACATCTACTTATCTACAATGGATAATTACTGAAATCTACTTACATCTGTACTTACGACATCGTGCAATAGATAGATGCATGactaaatagataaatcagtgaatatatacataagcaagtaaataaacaaaaaacagacagaaacgaGTGAATAAATAGACGGACAACTGAATAGGTACCTTACCTgtaagtagataagtagataaatagataaatagacatccCAGATTACGTAACGACCATCGCCTCACTaaccatccatctctctatcctcctATCTCCCTTGTCCCTCAGACGNNNNNNNNNNNNNNNNNNNNNNNNNNNNNNNNNNNNNNNNNNNNNNNNNNNNNNNNNNNNNNNNNNNNTACTTAACACCGCAACCACCGCCTCACACAGTGACACAACcaactgtctatctctctacctatcctcttcccaccccctatgtatataatatgtaatcaaacctctatctctcctcccatcccctcttatatatataacacgtaatcatatctctatatatcttcctatCCCCTCATNNNNNNNNNNNNNNNNNNNNNNNNNNNNNNNNNNNNNNNNNNNNNNNNNNNNNGTATCTACACACCTTAGACTGTGCCCACTACCCTCCCTCCCGGCCTGTACGAAGACCTCATAACATGCAAGGTCGTCCCGTGGCTAGTAAAACGGTTCGTGGACATACCTGGCGAGCAACTTGTGGCATGTGTGTTGGTGCCAGTGCCTCTTTGTGGATTCGACAAGTGTGTGTGGTTAAGTACGTTGCCAGTCTGATGTGTCATATCTTGTCATCTTTTGTTATTTGGTTTGTNNNNNNNNNNNNNNNNNNNNNNNNNNNNNNNNNNNNNNNNNNNNNNNNNNNNNNNNNNNNNNNNNNNNNNNNNNNNNNNNNNNNNNNNNNNNNNNNNNNNNNNNNNNNNNNNNNNNNNNNNNNNNNNNNNNNNNNNNNNNNNNNNNNNNNNNNNNNNNNNNNNNNNNNNNNNNNNNNNNNNNNNNNNNNNNNNNNNNNNNNNNNNNNNNNNNNNNNNNNNNNNNNNNNNNNNNNNNNNNNNNNNNNNNNNNNNNNNNNNNNNNNNNNNNNNNNNNNNNNNNNNNNNNNNNNNNNNNNNNNNNNNNNNNNNNNNNNNNNNNNNNNNNNNNNNNNNNNNNNNNNNNNNNNNNNNNNNNNNNNNNNNNNNNNNNNNNNNNNNNNNNNNNNNNNNNNNNNNNNNNNNNNNNNNNNNNNNNNNNNNNNNNNNNNNNNNNNNNNNNNNNNNNNNNNNNNNNNNNNNNNNNNNNNNNNNNNNNNNNNNNNNNNNNNNNNNNNNNNNNNNNNNNNNNNNNNNNNNNNNNNNNNNNNNNNNNNNNNNNNNNNNNNNNNNNNNNNNNNNNNNNNNNNNNNNNNNNNNNNNNNNNNNNNNNNNNNNNNNNNNNNNNNNNNNNNNNNNNNNNNNNNNNNNNNNNNNNNNNNNNNNNCATTACATTTAATTCAGTAAAAGTGGGTCGTTATCTCATTAATGGAAATGACGTTAAATGCACGTGCTGTGAGAGATTATCTTCTGTGTGATGAATCATGAACAGCTTATCAAAATACATGCGCTGTGTTTTTTAAATCCAATGATATACAGAGGGATTTTATACTAAATACTATAATCTTTGTCACGTCAAGTTGAAATGATTCTTCTGACTAATCACTTCACTGAACTGATCAAATGTTAACTTGACATGAGCTGACCTTGTGCCAACGACCCAGTGTTAATCTTTAGTTGGAAATGACGGTTAAGCTTGTCAGAAATATCCACTTTGACTTAAAGTGGTCCTTTCCTTTCGCTAAAATTACGTTGTGTTAATACGAATACATATTggtcattttcctttgtttaaaatGACCTGATTCAAACTCAAAATGATCCTTTATGtttggtgattaaaaaaaaattaacttgggCTGATTTCCTTCGCTTAAGCAGAAAAAGGTAATGTTAACTTGAACTTGAAGTGGCCATTTCTTATTGCTAAAATCATCTCTTATTACCTCAAACTT
Above is a window of Penaeus monodon isolate SGIC_2016 chromosome 34, NSTDA_Pmon_1, whole genome shotgun sequence DNA encoding:
- the LOC119594811 gene encoding LOW QUALITY PROTEIN: alpha-amylase 1-like (The sequence of the model RefSeq protein was modified relative to this genomic sequence to represent the inferred CDS: inserted 1 base in 1 codon; substituted 1 base at 1 genomic stop codon), whose product is MEIQKHNHYHNPMNTIENMKFCKRNKNTSFPIIQSCHKFLVTNNNISHLQKHLRSDVDSQANGQNPACDGKTVIVHLFEWRWTDVALECERFLAHAGYCGVQVSPPNEHLTNPPEYPYPWWQRYQPVSYKLESRSGSEEEFVDMVRRCNAVGVRLFADVVINHMAALGSEGVGSAGSSFDAAAMAFPGVPFAPQDFTPPRLCSSEDGILSNLSNPNDMRNCALLGLADLYGASAYVREQVAGYLNRLVGLGVAGFRVDAARFMWPEDLAAILDLTDDLNTSHGFPPKTRPFVYLEVVNFNDGIIPDQDYYGLGQLQXLVYCQRSSTASTGRTVDEPLLGKXTTGGMNDPEKALVFVDNHDNQRGHNLPENTLTHKTPGLYERAVAFTLAQPYGLARIMSSYDFGDDTEAGPPHLPDYSTAEVVIDESGQCANGWVCEHRWKAISAMVQFRNAVAGTGEWKLYHNDGNSVAFSRGSKGFFAMVKEGSVEKTVPTTLPPGLYEDLITCKVVPWLVKRFVDIPGEQLVACVLVPVPLCGFDKCVWLTNSPPPLPHPVTSQSKRSSSPSSPNRTVIFMRYETTPEQDVFIRGGIDAEHRPGCTEDAQTDACAVGIVTHMLGTIDTYDKYNSWRVGDYHLDWHGAEEGQGTYYGLEALGTPLAWTTNNPLSPAYQELNTFGDHYWMVDAEMDCSQTEGGWLEVKAFVSNDALGWEPDLAQETCSGSGGGSPPPYQDSNHFARCGYINVFHYGVAECSISEFPY